The Saprospiraceae bacterium genome includes a window with the following:
- a CDS encoding T9SS type A sorting domain-containing protein — protein MNFLKLKFSEYFFILFIMLIYCLTVDAQNQNWIHIINGATVNGLAETENEIYATTLQGGIVVVDKESLKSTYLNRFNSGLQNEYFTCAGQTDTKTLWFGSTHFLVKKQGDQFEYFNTKDSGLPINIFYDLTADDKGNVWIPTYLGLIKFDGKNWQVFNNENSPINNSITAVYCQKDTVWVGLFSGGLLKYVSGKWTNLSPSGSTLAGLTVTSITKEKNQFWVGTNQMGPFHFDGTQWIKHFGSPGLSTLKSVQDIVISSNGDVYVGYFHKEISKFNGSGWEKIDLPQTNFDINKMLMDDNDRLWVTMRQEGFNFASGLLVLKDNVWTKIRTTQYLPDLSGHVKFLEKSCDGKMWVSAANKIALGNVRGIDSVEWKVLLGDKLKGNSLGGFYTDEKDNNWITSSDAGLYKYDGKTLIHYNTKNSGIPTNQIYGVTGDRKGKIYIRSIIGLITFDGKNWELFTKENSALPSNSIRTVFVDNNNYIWISTADGVIQIVNNKWKLYNVENSGLPSRNVYAINQDREGKIWFGTGRGVAVFNKNKWQVFNVENSGISDNSVHDIAFDRKGNCWLAAQKGINVFNGKDWRIINSENSKLPDVNVNCIEFDGNGNLWMGLYNKGLAIFNEFEIETLELSPNSLITFPNPTTDFLNFQIDEQDCGKQYFIVNNFGQIIHSGTTLSTSEFINVEHYSSGVYYIIIQGNSKSITGKFVKL, from the coding sequence ATGAATTTTTTAAAACTTAAGTTTTCCGAATACTTCTTTATTTTGTTCATCATGCTGATCTATTGTCTAACAGTTGATGCACAAAATCAAAACTGGATTCATATTATTAACGGTGCTACTGTTAATGGACTTGCTGAAACAGAAAATGAAATTTATGCAACTACCCTCCAAGGCGGTATAGTCGTTGTGGATAAGGAGTCATTAAAATCGACATACTTAAACAGATTTAATTCCGGTTTACAAAATGAATATTTCACTTGTGCAGGACAAACTGACACAAAAACACTTTGGTTTGGCAGTACCCACTTTTTAGTTAAAAAACAAGGAGACCAATTTGAATACTTCAATACGAAAGATAGTGGCTTACCTATTAATATTTTCTATGATTTAACAGCAGATGACAAAGGCAACGTGTGGATTCCAACTTACTTAGGCTTAATTAAATTTGATGGAAAAAATTGGCAGGTGTTCAATAATGAAAATTCACCCATTAATAACAGCATTACAGCAGTTTATTGCCAAAAAGACACCGTTTGGGTAGGTTTATTTTCTGGCGGATTATTAAAATATGTTTCAGGTAAGTGGACTAATTTAAGTCCGAGTGGTTCAACTCTTGCAGGATTGACCGTAACTTCAATTACCAAGGAAAAGAATCAGTTTTGGGTCGGAACAAATCAAATGGGTCCTTTTCATTTTGATGGAACCCAATGGATTAAACATTTTGGATCCCCCGGATTATCGACACTCAAATCAGTGCAGGATATTGTCATAAGCTCCAATGGTGATGTCTATGTAGGATACTTTCATAAAGAAATATCAAAATTCAATGGATCAGGTTGGGAAAAAATAGATCTACCCCAAACCAATTTTGATATTAATAAAATGTTGATGGATGATAATGACAGACTTTGGGTTACTATGCGTCAGGAAGGTTTTAATTTTGCATCCGGACTTTTAGTTTTAAAGGACAATGTATGGACCAAGATTCGTACAACACAATATCTCCCCGATTTGTCGGGTCATGTAAAGTTTTTGGAAAAATCCTGTGATGGTAAAATGTGGGTATCGGCTGCAAATAAAATTGCACTCGGTAATGTAAGAGGCATTGATAGTGTAGAATGGAAGGTGTTGTTGGGGGATAAGTTAAAGGGAAACAGCCTGGGTGGTTTTTATACAGATGAAAAAGATAATAATTGGATTACTTCATCTGATGCCGGTTTGTATAAATATGATGGTAAAACATTAATCCATTATAATACTAAAAATTCAGGTATTCCCACAAACCAGATATACGGTGTAACCGGAGACAGAAAAGGAAAAATTTATATCCGTTCAATTATAGGTCTCATTACTTTTGATGGAAAAAACTGGGAATTATTTACTAAAGAAAACTCTGCGTTACCTTCAAATTCAATTCGAACTGTTTTTGTGGATAATAATAATTATATTTGGATATCTACTGCTGATGGTGTGATTCAAATTGTCAATAATAAATGGAAACTGTATAATGTTGAAAATTCTGGACTCCCGTCCAGAAATGTGTATGCCATTAATCAGGATCGTGAGGGCAAGATATGGTTCGGTACAGGCAGGGGAGTTGCTGTTTTCAACAAAAACAAATGGCAAGTTTTTAATGTAGAAAATTCAGGTATCTCTGACAATTCTGTACATGATATAGCATTTGACAGAAAGGGTAATTGTTGGCTTGCCGCACAAAAAGGTATCAATGTATTCAACGGAAAAGATTGGCGAATAATTAACTCTGAGAATTCAAAACTTCCCGATGTTAATGTCAATTGTATTGAATTTGACGGGAATGGAAATCTTTGGATGGGGTTATATAATAAGGGATTAGCAATCTTTAATGAGTTTGAAATTGAGACCTTAGAGTTATCTCCAAACTCTCTAATCACTTTTCCGAATCCTACCACTGATTTTTTAAACTTTCAGATAGATGAACAGGATTGCGGAAAACAGTATTTTATTGTGAATAACTTTGGTCAAATAATACACTCTGGCACCACACTTTCAACTTCAGAATTCATAAATGTTGAACACTATTCAAGTGGTGTATATTATATTATCATTCAAGGTAATTCAAAATCTATTACCGGAAAATTTGTGAAGTTATAG
- a CDS encoding aspartyl protease family protein: MSTELNAQSQPQQLSRDVLGSQDKIVIPYSYFHGFIVLDVVFQKMLPLRFILDTGAEHSILLKKEYPDMLRLGPSKRIRLYGSDMSSELYALIYRNTFLQLANTQTIKHDVIVLEEDFLKLEEFVGTSIDGILGAEFFRGLILQIDYKKQHIIIHRPSAFQYNKLDDFEKLEMDIIANKPYLNCITEVSKGKSVKTKLLVDTGAALTVLFHNNTDSLLAVPDVVVKGNLGKGLGGDIEGYTGKVHKLTINNLMFVNMLSSFQDLENVMLEELKLKRNGLLGNLFLERFSVVFDFSKSHIYLKPGKNYNKEFEYDKSGLTVFAFGKDLNQFYVKYVMAGSPADEAGIKPGDIIKKIGFWSYKWFTLTSIHKKMMGKPGKKVKFTLLRDGKTLKKELTLRDLFD; the protein is encoded by the coding sequence TTGAGCACCGAATTAAACGCACAATCTCAACCCCAACAATTAAGCAGAGATGTACTCGGGAGTCAGGACAAAATTGTCATTCCTTATTCCTATTTTCATGGTTTTATAGTACTGGATGTTGTATTTCAAAAAATGTTACCCTTAAGGTTTATTCTGGATACGGGGGCGGAACATTCTATATTGCTGAAGAAGGAGTATCCGGATATGTTGAGACTTGGACCTTCAAAAAGGATCCGACTTTACGGTTCTGATATGAGTAGTGAACTTTATGCTCTGATATACAGAAATACTTTTTTGCAACTTGCCAATACACAGACTATAAAACATGACGTAATTGTATTGGAAGAAGATTTTCTGAAACTGGAAGAGTTTGTAGGTACTTCCATTGATGGAATACTGGGTGCTGAATTTTTCAGAGGACTTATTTTACAGATAGATTATAAAAAGCAGCATATCATTATCCATCGTCCGTCTGCATTTCAATACAATAAGTTGGATGATTTTGAAAAGCTGGAAATGGATATTATTGCAAACAAACCTTATCTGAATTGTATTACGGAAGTTTCTAAAGGAAAATCTGTAAAAACAAAGTTACTGGTAGATACAGGTGCTGCATTGACGGTTTTATTTCACAATAACACAGATAGCCTTCTGGCAGTACCTGATGTGGTTGTAAAAGGGAATCTTGGCAAAGGTTTGGGAGGAGATATAGAAGGATATACCGGAAAAGTGCATAAACTCACCATAAATAACCTGATGTTTGTCAATATGCTGAGTAGTTTTCAGGATCTGGAAAACGTCATGCTTGAAGAGTTGAAATTGAAAAGAAATGGGCTGTTGGGTAATTTATTTCTGGAAAGATTTAGTGTTGTCTTTGATTTTTCAAAATCACATATCTACCTGAAACCCGGTAAGAATTATAATAAAGAATTTGAATATGACAAAAGCGGTCTCACCGTTTTTGCATTCGGAAAGGATCTGAATCAGTTTTATGTCAAATATGTGATGGCAGGATCTCCCGCAGATGAAGCGGGTATAAAACCGGGCGACATCATTAAAAAAATAGGATTCTGGTCCTACAAATGGTTCACCCTGACGAGCATCCATAAAAAAATGATGGGTAAACCCGGTAAAAAAGTAAAGTTTACTTTGCTGAGAGATGGTAAAACATTAAAAAAAGAATTAACACTCAGGGATTTATTTGATTAA
- a CDS encoding pseudouridine-5'-phosphate glycosidase: protein MKSTEHLDITEEIRQGISDNIGIVALESTIISHGMPYPQNIETALRAESEVRKTGSIPATIAILNGKMKVGLSPDELDLLGRTGKNTLKCSRRDIPYALLKGIPGATTVAGTMIISDLAGIRIFVTGGIGGVHRGASQTMDISADLQELAKTNVCVVSAGVKSILDIGLTLEYLETMGVPVIGYGTHEFPAFFTQKSGFKTELSLHSPEEIAGFLNLKWNLPISGGVLIANPIPEEADMNNDFIEEVIKFALKDAELIQITGKEVTPFLLSRMVDVTEGKSLLSNIELVVNNAKLAGKIAKMFCEDGSG from the coding sequence ATGAAATCAACAGAACACTTAGACATAACCGAAGAAATCAGGCAGGGAATTTCAGATAATATTGGAATAGTAGCACTTGAATCTACGATTATCTCACACGGAATGCCTTATCCGCAAAACATAGAAACAGCTCTGAGAGCAGAATCCGAAGTCCGGAAGACAGGTTCGATACCTGCTACCATCGCCATTCTGAATGGGAAAATGAAAGTAGGGCTAAGTCCGGATGAATTGGATTTATTAGGCCGGACTGGTAAAAATACCCTCAAGTGCAGCCGAAGAGATATTCCGTATGCATTATTAAAAGGCATACCGGGAGCAACAACTGTGGCAGGAACAATGATTATTTCTGATCTGGCAGGAATCAGAATATTTGTAACCGGTGGCATCGGTGGTGTACATCGAGGTGCATCACAAACGATGGATATTTCAGCAGATTTACAGGAACTCGCTAAGACCAACGTATGCGTAGTGAGCGCCGGTGTAAAGTCCATTTTGGACATTGGGCTCACTCTGGAATATCTGGAAACGATGGGTGTGCCGGTCATTGGCTACGGAACCCATGAGTTTCCCGCTTTTTTCACCCAAAAAAGTGGATTTAAAACCGAATTGTCTTTACACTCTCCCGAAGAAATAGCTGGTTTCCTGAATTTGAAATGGAATTTACCCATCTCAGGCGGTGTGCTTATTGCCAATCCCATTCCTGAAGAAGCAGATATGAACAATGACTTTATTGAAGAAGTAATAAAATTTGCACTAAAAGATGCTGAATTAATTCAAATCACAGGCAAGGAAGTAACGCCATTTTTACTTTCGCGTATGGTAGATGTGACGGAAGGTAAAAGTTTGCTCAGTAACATTGAATTAGTCGTCAACAATGCAAAGCTGGCTGGCAAAATTGCGAAAATGTTTTGTGAAGATGGGAGTGGTTAA
- a CDS encoding aminotransferase class IV — translation MEYSYLNGKILPINEANININDLALLRAYGVFDFFRSIDGKPIFMKEHLTRFEASALSLHLKLTEPTQNIIENILELIQLNKKPLLGIKLICTGGYSNDGYTPSESPNFFITAKAFEFRPFEKGLKLMLVNHQREMPIVKTINYILPISKIVDMNSQKADDVLYISNNFITESSRSNVFIVLNGTLVTPDKGILHGITRKKILQFAAEYLPVEIRNFTKEELFGAEEVFLTSSTRRISPVTQIDENQYNIGQITRLLYDRLLVEELKD, via the coding sequence ATGGAATATTCATACTTAAACGGCAAAATCCTTCCAATCAATGAAGCCAATATAAATATCAATGATCTTGCTTTGCTGCGAGCCTACGGTGTTTTTGACTTTTTCAGATCTATCGATGGCAAACCGATTTTTATGAAGGAACATTTGACTAGATTTGAAGCTTCTGCATTGAGTCTTCATCTGAAGCTAACTGAACCTACACAAAATATTATCGAAAATATTCTGGAATTGATTCAGCTTAACAAAAAACCATTGCTCGGAATAAAACTGATCTGCACAGGTGGATATTCAAATGATGGATATACGCCTTCAGAATCACCCAATTTTTTTATCACAGCCAAAGCATTTGAGTTCAGACCTTTTGAAAAAGGATTAAAACTTATGTTGGTAAATCATCAGCGGGAAATGCCAATAGTAAAAACGATTAATTATATATTACCCATTTCTAAAATTGTGGACATGAACAGTCAAAAAGCGGATGATGTGTTGTATATATCAAATAATTTCATCACAGAATCATCCCGATCTAATGTTTTTATAGTACTTAATGGCACTCTTGTCACACCGGACAAAGGCATATTACATGGTATAACCAGAAAAAAAATTCTTCAGTTTGCGGCGGAATATCTTCCGGTTGAAATAAGAAATTTCACTAAAGAAGAACTATTTGGTGCGGAAGAAGTATTTCTCACATCAAGTACCCGAAGAATATCTCCAGTAACTCAAATTGATGAAAATCAGTACAATATTGGCCAGATTACTAGACTTCTTTATGATCGATTACTGGTAGAAGAACTAAAAGATTAA